A part of Miscanthus floridulus cultivar M001 chromosome 6, ASM1932011v1, whole genome shotgun sequence genomic DNA contains:
- the LOC136456535 gene encoding pseudo histidine-containing phosphotransfer protein 1-like: MCRSLISRLGYLDEQFCQVEDLQDEASPNFAEEVVTLFFKDSARLISNVEQALEKYPKDFNRWDAYMQQLKGSCSSIGASRMKSECMSFRDYCGQGNVEGCMRSFQKVKREHGALRQKLEAYFQLLRQAGPAGAATRPGM; this comes from the exons ATGTGTCGTTCTCTCATCTCTCGATTG GGGTACCTAGACGAGCAATTTTGCCAGGTGGAAGACTTGCAGGATGAAGCTAGTCCTAATTTTGCGGAAGAGGTTGTCACTTTGTTTTTCAAGGACTCAGCCAGGCTAATATCAAATGTTGAACAAGCTCT AGAAAAATACCCCAAAGATTTCAATAGATGGGATGCATACATGCAGCAGCTAAAAGGCAGCTGTTCCAG CATTGGTGCTTCAAGGATGAAGAGTGAGTGCATGTCATTCAGGGATTACTGTGGACAGGGAAATGTTGAAGG TTGCATGAGATCGTTCCAGAAAGTGAAGAGGGAGCACGGTGCCCTGAGGCAGAAACTAGAGGCCTATTTCCAG CTGCTACGACAAGCTGGTCCTGCTGGAGCTGCCACCAGGCCCGGGATGTAA
- the LOC136460992 gene encoding uncharacterized mitochondrial protein AtMg00810-like — MSYLLLYIDDIIVTVSSPALLQHVTSRLHSEFAMTDLSDLHHFLGISVTRDSNGLFLSQRQYAADLLQRAGMAECHPTATPMDARTKLSASEGAPVANPSEYRSLAGALQYLTLTRPDLAYAVQQVCLFMHDPREPHLALIKRILRYVKGSLSAGLHLGSGAVDQLTAYSDAD, encoded by the coding sequence ATGTCCTACCTCCTCCTCTACATTGATGACATCATCGTCACCGTGTCGTCACCGGCCCTTCTCCAGCATGTCACTTCACGCCTTCACTCGGAGTTCGCCATGACGGACCTCAGCGACTTACACCACTTCCTCGGCATCTCGGTGACGCGGGACAGCAACGGGTTGTTCCTCTCCCAGCGGCAGTACGCTGCTGATCTCCTCCAGCGTGCTGGCATGGCTGAATGCCATCCGACAGCTACTCCTATGGATGCCCGGACCAAGCTGTCCGCCTCAGAGGGCGCCCCAGTTGCCAATCCCTCGGAGTACAGGAGCCTTGCGGGTGCGCTCCAGTACCTCACTCTAACAAGGCCAGACCTGGCTTATGCTGTCCAGCAGGTCTGCCTCTTCATGCACGACCCCCGCGAGCCGCACCTTGCGCTGATCAAGCGTATCCTGCGATACGTCAAGGGGTCTCTGTCCGCCGGTCTGCACTTGGGCTCCGGTGCCGTTGACCAGCTCACAGCCTACTCCGACGCCGACTAG